A DNA window from Pyrus communis chromosome 3, drPyrComm1.1, whole genome shotgun sequence contains the following coding sequences:
- the LOC137730287 gene encoding glycolipid transfer protein 3-like isoform X1 encodes MAVLSQDIHQNIRRLETKHESDLSTYSNMVEMLKNEATEGIARNVTSCSRAFVWLTRSLDFTVALLQNLVRDPGQNMQQAVEESYNVTLKPWHRWISSAASKVALMLVPDNETFISSLMAKDENYDNLKLEIETMVSLLVPYLEEIHLILRFYHLDRLKSN; translated from the exons ATGGCTGTTCTAAGCCAAGATATTCATCAAAATATTCGG aGATTGGAAACGAAACATGAATCAGATCTTTCGACATATTCAAATATGGTTGAGATGTTGAAAAATGAGGCGACTGAAGGCATTGCTAGAAACGTTACCAGTTGTAGTAGAGCCTTTGTTTGGCTCACCAG ATCCCTAGATTTTACCGTGGCCTTGTTGCAAAATTTAGTGAGAGATCCCGGGCAGAATATGCAGCAGGCAGTGGAAGAGTCTTACAACGTTACTTTGAAGCCATGGCATAGGTGGATTTCATCAGCTGCTTCTAAA GTAGCTCTAATGCTAGTGCCTGACAATGAAACATTCATTAGTAGCCTCATGGCAAAAGATGAAAACTATGACAATTTGAAACTGGAAATAGAGACCATGGTTTCCTTACTCGTGCCTTATCTGGAAGAAATCCACTTGATTCTG AGATTTTATCACTTGGATAGGTTGAAGTCTAACTGA
- the LOC137730287 gene encoding glycolipid transfer protein 3-like isoform X2, with the protein MAVLSQDIHQNIRRLETKHESDLSTYSNMVEMLKNEATEGIARNVTSCSRAFVWLTRSLDFTVALLQNLVRDPGQNMQQAVEESYNVTLKPWHRWISSAASKVALMLVPDNETFISSLMAKDENYDNLKLEIETMVSLLVPYLEEIHLILVKYSTTQRLPDASSLANICFDMFDYTWFLQRFYHLDRLKSN; encoded by the exons ATGGCTGTTCTAAGCCAAGATATTCATCAAAATATTCGG aGATTGGAAACGAAACATGAATCAGATCTTTCGACATATTCAAATATGGTTGAGATGTTGAAAAATGAGGCGACTGAAGGCATTGCTAGAAACGTTACCAGTTGTAGTAGAGCCTTTGTTTGGCTCACCAG ATCCCTAGATTTTACCGTGGCCTTGTTGCAAAATTTAGTGAGAGATCCCGGGCAGAATATGCAGCAGGCAGTGGAAGAGTCTTACAACGTTACTTTGAAGCCATGGCATAGGTGGATTTCATCAGCTGCTTCTAAA GTAGCTCTAATGCTAGTGCCTGACAATGAAACATTCATTAGTAGCCTCATGGCAAAAGATGAAAACTATGACAATTTGAAACTGGAAATAGAGACCATGGTTTCCTTACTCGTGCCTTATCTGGAAGAAATCCACTTGATTCTGGTTAAGTATTCAACCACCCAACGCCTACCGGATGCTTCTTCTTTGGCTAACATATGTTTTGACATGTTTGATTATACTTGGTTTTTGCAGAGATTTTATCACTTGGATAGGTTGAAGTCTAACTGA
- the LOC137729693 gene encoding uncharacterized protein C57A10.07-like gives MMSNNPFRPGSPKSFVAYPSGEFDLESGTFRKPRKHRRSPSLPIKMIRYIGNRMQYYCKLRPLLVFLLSLSVGVSILILLSLYESRYQMTNNYQKYDVGSSSYPLPNLQNLVMVAGHSVYTSSSCGKVDKEDSWFLESYQKNPGQAATFVAHIQEGIEVAAKDNRALLLFSGGETRRDAGPRSEAQSYWAVAESKGWFGQEDLRSRTLTEEHARDSFENLLFSVCRFRELTGTYPQNITVVSYDFKEERFAHLHRAAIGFPESRFFYLGTPAISTAKEAARKGEAVVRTQFQEDPYGCRGSLYRKKLGRDPFHRSVPYPNGCPEIEGLFRYCGSAPYPGSLPWPKEQN, from the exons ATGATGAGCAATAATCCGTTTCGGCCCGGCAGTCCTAAGTCCTTCGTAGCCTACCCGAGTGGTGAGTTTGATTTAGAATCTGGAACATTTAGAAAACCCCGAAAGCATAGGAGGTCACCATCgcttcccatcaaaatgattagGTATATCGGAAACCGAATGCAGTATTATTGCAAGCTGCGTCCCCTTTTAGTTTTCCTCCTCTCCTTGTCAGTTGGGGTCTCAATTCTCATACTTTTGTCTCTGTATGAGAGCCGGTATCAAATGACGAACAACTACCAAAAGTATGACGTGGGTTCTTCTAGTTATCCGCTCCCGAATCTCCAGAATCTAGTCATGGTTGCCGGGCATTCAGTTTATACTAGTAGTAGCTGTGGAAAAGTTGATAAGGAGGATTCTTGGTTTTTGGAGTCTTACCAAAAGAATCCGGGTCAGGCTGCTACTTTTGTGGCTCATATACAAGAGGGAATTGAAGTCGCAGCCAAAGACAATAGAGCTCTCCTTCTGTTTAGTGGTGGAGAGACTCGAAGAGATGCCGGTCCTCGCAGTGAGGCACAGAGTTACTGGGCAGTTGCTGAATCAAAAGGATGGTTTG GCCAAGAAGATTTGCGATCGAGGACACTCACAGAAGAGCATGCAAGGGACAGCTTTGAGAATCTTCTCTTCAGTGTGTGCCGGTTCCGAGAACTTACTGGCACATATCCTCAAAATATAACT GTTGTAAGTTATGATTTCAAGGAGGAGAGATTCGCGCATCTACACCGGGCTGCAATTGGCTTTCCTGAGTCAAGGTTCTTCTACTTGGGCACCCCGGCAATTTCTACTGCAAAAGAAGCAGCCCGGAAAGGAGAAGCAGTCGTGCGGACTCAATTCCAAGAAGATCCATATGGATGTCGAGGTTCACTTTACCGTAAAAAACTAGGGCGCGATCCGTTTCACCGGTCCGTTCCCTATCCAAATGGGTGTCCTGAAATTGAAGGTCTTTTCAGATATTGTGGGTCAGCTCCTTATCCAGGGTCCCTTCCGTGGCCTAAAGAGCAAAATTAA